The genomic stretch TCGACCCTATAGCCTTTGGGTTGCACGAAATCTCTGTAGGATAAGACGATTCCTTTGTCTAAGGCAAGAACAAAGAACAAATAAACAATAGGAGTTTTCTTTTGCTTTGTAAGATGTCAAAATACGAAATTGCAAATGTGTATGTTTGTTGTTTTACACATtcttagtatatatatatatatccatgTGTGTGAAAACAAACACCAACATAATCTAACAAAAGGATAAGGATGTTCCTTTTCATATTAACcaatgaaaacaaagaacaaCCGCCAAAAACCAATTCACTGAATATAGCTTCCGCGTAAGACAAACCCAACCCCGGTAGGGGTTACcatccccgatcggggacgtagcCATTTTTACGAGAAATAATTCCTGGCAATTCACAATTTTCTAAGTGTTATCCCCGAGTATATAACCCCGATAGGGGACGCAATATAACTCGTTCATACTTAGAAAACACGTCTTTTATACATGATAAAATCATTTATCATTTCCTTATCCACTTGAACCATGAACTCGATAATTCCGATTATATGAGTGTACACTCCGTACTCCCCGACTCACATTATATCGATTTCGAGCTCAAACCGATTTTGACATGAAAACCCGAATACACTTAAATGTCTTTGTGATCAAAATCACCAACATCTCGTACTGTCCATACGGGTCGGGCTTTAAAACTTTTTTTTAAGGGTTATTCTACGTAGTAACCCTGTGTTTTTCTGAATTCTAGCTGGTAACCCTTCGTTTTTCAACTACCCACATGGTAACCCTGAACTTATGAAAAAAGGTTCTCCATGACCCTCAACTTTTATTCCGTTAAAAAACTCCGTTAGTTTGAATGTTTATCGAGACTTGGGCTTGTCTTTTACACTTCAAATGCTTAAATGACCAAGTAACTATGGTTttctcaactcaattaaaataaataaaccaCGAATTTTGCTaacaaataattatattataGGTGTGTTAAGAGTATAATTCATAACATTTTTATTATCAttcttattattatcatcatttttatTGCTTAGCAAAAAATATTAAAGTAGTAAATATATTGAAACACATCttacttttgtttttgttataaattatattagattataattgatattatattattattatttttataaaaaaaaacaaaggtaAGATGTGGATCGGTATTTTTACTACTTTAATATTCTTTGTAAAACAATAAAAATGatgctaataataataatgataataaaaagattatgaaTTATACTCTTAAGTCTTACCACTCCTAGAATATAATTATTTGTTAGGAAAATTTGGGGTATATTTATTTAATTGAGTTGAGAAGACCATAGTTAGTTAGCCATTTAAGCATTTGAACTCTAAAAAACAAGCTCAAGTCccaataaacatgcaaactaACGGAGTTTTTTAATGGAATAAAAGTTGGGGGTCACGGAGAACTTTTTTTTGATAAGTTCGGGGGTTCCATGTGGGTGGTTGAGAAATGAAGGGTTCTGCTTAAAAAAAAACATGAGTTCTACGCGTAGAATAACCCTTTTTTTAATGTGGTGTCATTCATCTTTGTATGATTGCTCCATTATCGCCGAACTATGGACTATACAACACATGCCCCTTTCCAATTTTAATCACACtattttcatttcttatttggtGTATTATCTATCTACTAACTCAATCTCGGATTATAATACACTTATTTTAATTCATTCACGACCTGGCGAATTAAGAAAGACTAAATGCCACCCAATTTCACATTCAGCCGGCGGTTTACGGTAATTTGAACCATCTCGAATTCTCATTGTTCACCTCATAGCTAACAAGTAACAATCATCTCCTCAATAATCAAGGTCGTACATAGGGAGTAAGAGATCGCGATTCATTTACTCGAATGAGGTTGAGGAATTTACTTCTATCGTCCTAGACAAACCTTACTATTGCGTGCATCCGTCCTTCCCAAGAAAGGTCCCCAATGTTCCTTATATGACCATTTGCCCATAATGTTGGCCATGATGGGACGGCCAGtacaccaatttttttttttcttttttcactaACTCTTATTTAAAACAGTCTTAACTTAAGACAGCTCTCATACCCGAGGTTGTGAGAGGTCTTAAGTTAAAACGGTCTTAAACAAGACCAAGTGTTTCTTTTTAACGACTAATGGGGTGAGGAGTCAAGCGACATAATGCAACATCGACATTAACTGTCCTCTTCAAGGAATGGATGGTACCGAGACAAACGGATGCCAAGGACCCCACGGCGGTCTTGATGGTGGTTACTGGGGGCCAGGGCTCAAGAGTGCCATTAAAGATTGGTCAAACAATCTTCACTATTCCAAACCAACATTTCAAATTCATCAAATCCTCTCCCATTTTCTTGTCAATAACTTCCTCTTTAAACTGAACCATTGACCATACAACTGTAAGTCAACAGCTTATTACAATCAAACTTGAGTACTCAATAACAAGAAATCAAGAATCAATTCGAATTCTAATTAATCAATatcaatataattaattattcattttttttcataGATACAGAAAAATTATCCTCAAAAAAATTGGCTCTCAAGATGAGAAACCATGTAATTCTTCTCTACCTAAACAAATTCAATAAATGtaaaaattaaacaaattaaattcacaacaataaaaatgaattaaatgccATCTCCAATCTCCCCATTTCCCCTTCCCCTGTACAATGTACAACTCCGTCCCCGAACAACGCTAATAGACCGTCTCCTCTCACAAACCGATAAAATAAAATCAAGAAAACCGAAGTTCTTTTATCTTATTATAACCAACCAATTAGCGAAGCAGCAGCATAACCCAAACCTTGATTATTCCCAATATAATCCCGGTCCCTTCTCCCTTTAAAAAGATCATAAGGCTCCCACAACCGGTCCAACGGACACGTCGTCTGTGTATCGAGTCGAACCCACGGTTTTCCTTTTCCAGACCAATGTAATAAACTAACCGGACCGGGATGAAGCGACCGACACGAACCTCTTACATTATCTCCACCTAACCCGTGTTGGTTCCACCTATGGTTAATCGGTTCAATATCTCCAGCAAACTCTAGTAAAAACGGTGGTAAACTACCTAACTCGTAAATTCGTCTTTTCTTTTGTATTTCCATCCAATTCTCGATTTTACTGCGGTAATTACCTTCCCTCCATCGCAGTAAATCCATTACCATTACTCCTGTGTTGAAATAACACGGCTTTTGCAACCGTGAATCGAATATGGAGTTTAGTCCCGGGTCGGACCAGAATGATTGAGTAAAATATGATGTGAAATTCGCGTGACAATATTCGGGTGCTCCGATTATGTGGGACCCGGATAATGTCGTGTTCCACAGCTTGTAAATGTCGTCAACGAGGATGAGGTCGGAATCGAGATAAATGACACGCGCTACGCACGTGTCAAGAATATCGCCGAGGTAATTCCTCGCGTAATTTAACGGATTTTCTAACGCGTGCCTTACTGATGTTGATATCAAATTAATGACGGTATCTTCTCGGAAGATATACACCTTAAAATTCAACGACGGAAACGTTGACCGAACGAGTTGACTCAGTACACGTG from Silene latifolia isolate original U9 population chromosome 2, ASM4854445v1, whole genome shotgun sequence encodes the following:
- the LOC141644230 gene encoding putative galacturonosyltransferase-like 9 — encoded protein: MTASSISRTAVVSLPTIFIIFILFPVCLSIRSLPRGVGVGMEFHYSLRYSEAPDYRNGAHCPSTSTTTSANQCDPSLVHVAMTLDYEYLRGSIAAVHSVLKHASCPENIFFHFIAAEFDSLTPRVLSQLVRSTFPSLNFKVYIFREDTVINLISTSVRHALENPLNYARNYLGDILDTCVARVIYLDSDLILVDDIYKLWNTTLSGSHIIGAPEYCHANFTSYFTQSFWSDPGLNSIFDSRLQKPCYFNTGVMVMDLLRWREGNYRSKIENWMEIQKKRRIYELGSLPPFLLEFAGDIEPINHRWNQHGLGGDNVRGSCRSLHPGPVSLLHWSGKGKPWVRLDTQTTCPLDRLWEPYDLFKGRRDRDYIGNNQGLGYAAASLIGWL